The following are encoded together in the Tripterygium wilfordii isolate XIE 37 chromosome 3, ASM1340144v1, whole genome shotgun sequence genome:
- the LOC119989043 gene encoding bifunctional protein FolD 1, mitochondrial produces MMRVARSVLQRVHVACNKNGLVKRAYQSPIVMSPSLVSLDLPDNWTPVSHHYHPPPSNDYQTAAVIDGKSIAEEIRLIIAGEVRRMKESIGSVPGLAVIMAGRRKDSETYVRNKIIACEEAGIKPFVARFPENCTEDAVLNALLAFNEDPSVHGVLVQLPLPQHLDEVKILNMMALEKDVDGFHPVNMGNLAMRGREPLFIPCTPKGCIELLIRSGVGIMGKHAVVIGRSNIVGLPTSLLLQRHHATVSTVHAFTKDPERITCEADIVVAAAGVPNLVRGNWLKPGAVVIDVGTCPVEDVSCEHGYRLVGDVCYEEAARVASAITPVPGGVGPMTIAMLLSNTLHAAKQAYSFT; encoded by the exons ATGATGAGAGTGGCGAGGAGTGTTTTACAGCGGGTACATGTTGCGTGCAACAAGAATGGATTGGTGAAGAGGGCGTACCAGTCCCCGATAGTCATGTCTCCTTCTCTTGTTTCTCTGGACCTCCCCGACAATTGGACTCCCGTCTCTCACCATTATCATCCTCCACCATCAA aTGATTACCAGACAGCTGCTGTAATTGATGGGAAGTCCATTGCAGAGGAAATTAGGTTGATAATAGCTGGAGAAGTTAGAAGGATGAAAGAATCCATTGGAAGTGTTCCTGGATTGGCGGTAATTATGGCAGGACGAAGAAAGGACTCTGAGACTTACGTCCGCAACAAGATTATTGCCTGCGAAGAAGCTGGAATCAAGCCTTTTGTTGCTAGATTTCCTGAAAATTGCACAGAGGATGCCGTTCTTAATGCTTTGTTGGCTTTTAATGAGGATCCCTCTGTTCATGGTGTTCTCGTGCAGCTTCCTCTACCACAA CATTTGGATGAGGTGAAGATTCTGAATATGATGGCATTAGAGAAGGATGTGGATGGCTTCCATCCTGTAAATATGGGGAATCTTGCCATGAGAGGAAGAGAACCATTGTTCATTCCCTGTACGCCAAAGGGTTGCATTGAGTTGTTGATCAGATCTGGAGTGGGCATCATGGGGAAACACGCTGTGGTGATAGGGAGAAGCAACATTGTTGGATTACCTACATCTTTGTTATTGCAG AGACACCATGCAACTGTCAGCACTGTACATGCATTCACAAAGGACCCAGAGCGGATTACCTGTGAAGCTGACATTGTGGTCGCTGCTGCAGGAGTGCCTAATCTGGTTCGTGGCAATTGGCTAAAGCCTGGTGCCGTTGTTATTGATGTGGGAACTTGTCCAGTTGAG GACGTTAGCTGCGAGCATGGTTATCGACTCGTTGGGGATGTTTGTTATGAAGAAGCAGCAAGGGTGGCATCGGCTATCACCCCCGTGCCTGGAGGAGTTGGACCGATGACAATTGCAATGCTGTTATCCAATACCCTCCACGCTGCCAAACAAGCATATAGCTTTACTTGA
- the LOC119989026 gene encoding probable galacturonosyltransferase 7: protein MKGGGGVHSGKWRWKGPVGILCLVIFSLVPLIFLHNGAHSGAYPYDQPSSTTNVLIDNLNDPKRKHESIVNDTIVYDILGKLPPIIPQGLRNSSNEPFSETIDKGDTAPSGTSTTKEGSLTADGLQQPPIDTNDAKIGTDPPYERRDGVDEYGKGVVDENRNSCEVSFGTYCLWRANNRAETNGEKNDSMVKKLKDQLFVARAYLPSIAKVPALNKLSRELKQNIQELEHILSESSTDADLQPGIEKKLRKMEATIASAKSYPVDCSNVDKKLRQILDMTSDEANFHMKHSIFLFQLAVHTIPKGLHCLSMNQTVEYFKSPLKDMELSLTGKYFDPTLQHYVIFSKNVLASSVVINSTVMHARESANVVFHVLTDLQNYFAMKLWFFRNTYKDAAVQVLNIEHLNIDFHAKATDLKMSLPREFHISFSSVDNQPSKYTRTEYITTFSHSHYLLPEIFKRLEKVVVLSDDVVVQRDLSALWDLYMGGKVNGAVQLCSVRLGLLKSYLGENNVDENSCVWMSGLNIIDLARWRELDLTEIYWKFIQEVKIGEKSVEDHELAANLLTFQDVVYALDGWALSGLGHDYLIDVRDIENAAVLHYNGVMKPWLNLGIPKYKPYWNKFLNREDEFLLSCNVDA, encoded by the exons ATGAAAGGTGGTGGCGGTGTGCATTCCGGGAAGTGGCGATGGAAGGGGCCGGTTGGGATACTGTGCCTTGTCATCTTTTCTCTTGTTCCTCTCATTTTCCTTCACAATGGCGCTCACTCTGGTG CATATCCATATGATCAACCAAGTTCGACTACT AATGTCCTTATAGACAACTTGAATGACCCTAAG AGGAAACATGAGAGCATAGTAAATGACACCATTGTATATGATATACTTGGAAAATTACCACCAATCATTCCGCAG GGTTTGAGGAACAGTTCAAATGAACCATTTAGTGAAACCATTGATAAGGGCGATACGGCTCCAAGTGGAACTAGTACCACAAAAGAAG GTAGTTTAACAGCAGATGGTTTGCAGCAACCACCTATCGATACAAAT GATGCTAAAATTGGCACTGATCCCCCATATGAAAGAAGAGATGGTGTTGATGAATATGGAAAAGGTGTTGTTGATGAAAATAGAAATTCATGTGAGGTGAGCTTTGGAACTTATTGCCTTTGGCGTGCAAATAACAGAGCGGAAACAAATGGAGAAAAGAATGATTCTATGGTGAAGAAATTAAAAGACCAGCTTTTTGTTGCCAGAGCATATCTCCCTAGCATAGCTAAAGTTCCTGCTCTAAATAAGTTATCTCGtgaattgaaacaaaacattcAAGAATTGGAGCACATTCTCAGTGAAAGTTCTACAGATGCTGATCTTCAACCGGG GATTGAGAAGAAATTACGTAAGATGGAAGCTACAATAGCCAGTGCTAAATCATACCCCGTGGATTGCAGCAATGTTGATAAGAAGTTGAGACAGATACTTGACATGACCTCAGATGAAGCAAACTTTCACATGAAGCACAGTATCTTCCTCTTCCAACTAGCAGTCCATACTATTCCAAAGGGTCTCCATTGCCTGTCTATGAATCAAACGGTGGAATATTTTAAATCACCTTTAAAAGACATGGAGCTCTCTCTAACTGGGAAATATTTTGACCCCACTTTGCAACACTATGTTATCTTCTCCAAGAATGTACTTGCATCATCTGTCGTAATCAATTCAACTGTTATGCATGCAAGA GAAAGTGCGAACGTAGTCTTCCATGTGCTGACAGATCTACAGAATTACTTTGCAATGAAACTATGGTTCTTCAGAAATACGTATAAGGATGCTGCAGTTCAAGTTCTGAATATTGAACATCTTAACATTGATTTCCATGCTAAGGCAACGGACTTAAAAATGTCCTTGCCTAGGGAGtttcatatttctttttctaGTGTTGATAACCAACCATCAAAATATACTAGAACAGAATACATAACTACCTTTTCTCATTCTCACTACCTTCTACCTGAGATATTCAAGAGGTTGGAGAAAGTTGTGGTTTTGAGTGATGATGTTGTTGTCCAACGAGACTTGTCTGCCCTATGGGATCTTTACATGGGAGGAAAGGTGAATGGTGCTGTTCAATTATGCTCTGTGAGATTGGGCCTGCTGAAGAGTTACCTGGGGGAAAACAATGTTGATGAAAATTCCTGCGTTTGGATGTCTGGACTAAATATAATTGATCTGGCCAGGTGGAGAGAGCTTGATCTCACTGAGATATACTGGAAATTTATCCAAGAG GTGAAGATAGGGGAGAAATCGGTTGAAGATCATGAATTGGCTGCAAACTTGCTCACTTTTCAGGATGTAGTTTATGCTCTTGATGGTTGGGCTTTGTCAGGACTAGGTCATGACTATTTGATTGATGTTCGAGACATTGAAAATGCTGCTGTGCTACATTATAATGGGGTCATGAAACCTTGGCTAAATCTGGGAATTCCAAAGTATAAACCATATTGGAATAAGTTTCTGAATAGAGAAGATGAATTTTTACTTTCTTGTAATGTCGATGCATAG